A region of the Hyperolius riggenbachi isolate aHypRig1 chromosome 9, aHypRig1.pri, whole genome shotgun sequence genome:
tccttgcggccacacgAGAGCGCGCGGCACACTTCCGGTGGATTTAGCTGTACAGGCAGCGCGCTTCATCTAATGGCCACACGAAGGCGTGCTGAACAGAGCTGAGTGTATGGAGACGTCACAGCGGAAGTGGTTGTCTCAAAGCCCCACCCGGAAGTGCGGTGATCAGTGTGTACGGCGGACGGTCGGTAGCAGGCGGAGATGGCCGGGTGGCTGGTGAAGGTGTCGCTGTTGCTGGTCGCACAGAGGTCAGTCGGCGCTGTTGGTTCTCtatactgctggctgtgtgcCGGAGCTGCAGTTTCTCCAACGCGGCCACCAGATGGCGCTCACAGCCGTCTATTTCTAATGTATATAGATGGATGAcaggtgccatctgccccttgtCCTGCAGGAGGCGCTCAGTGTAATGCCCCACATGCTATGGATGTATGTGTGGTGCCTCTGACACCTGAgagagacatggaggctgccatatttatttcctttaaacaatgcacattgcctggcttccctgctgatcctctgcctctaatgctaggtacacaccatacaaatttctgttagattttctcttagatttacctgccagatagcttttttccatgttgcaggtacatctaaaggtggccactaatgatccaatctttttcatccaatcttaccatttatatgtaatataaggtaactgcctgaagtatccattcagtatatccactcaatttacccttatactacatagatttggtaagattggatgaaaaagattggatcattagtggccaccataacagaagaatataacagaaaattgtatggtgtgtacctagcataatactttcagccatagacccagaacaagcatgcagcagatcaggtgttttttgtttcaggtttgggattcagacactactgatgagtgaaagatcagcaggactgccaaggaactggtattgtttaaaagaaagtatatatggcagcctccatatcactcacttcaggtatcctttaaagtgaacctgtaacaaaaaaagtttccctcgggggtactcacctcgggagggggaagcatcaggGTCCCAattaggcttccccctcccctgtagttgcaggcagtccagcgctggatcccccgaagtctccggcaatcctccctcgataagcgctgatttatttaccttcacaGGCTCcaagggggcgctgttgcggctctccgcacggagataggcgtaaACAGTCTAtctctgtcggtccgctctactacgcaggtgaaGGGGACTTGTGCCTGCGCGGGAGAgctgcccgacagcgatcggctatttccgcctatctccgagtggagagctgacactgcgctggagccgggaaggtaaatatttacatcccgctgTTTGGCGATCtttatctccgccgccgtgggatcgaggaggatgggggaagcgtcaataggatccggaggcttcccccacctgaggtgagtaccccccacgggaggtttttctcattacaggttttctttaatgtgttTTTATCTGTCATCCATAAAAAAATGGGAAAGGTGCATTGGTCATACTggtaagttatttggcttctccCCATATTGCCCCTAGATCTAAAGTATAAGTCAAATCATTGGTGACCTCAGTGACATTTTGAAGCCCCCGTCCATGTTCTAGTCCCTATGCATGCTGTGCTCCCccttaacaagtgcagccatcatgacaTCCCTTCAATGTACTGTGTAAAATGGCAAAGCTATTTACATTTCCGTAAAATTATAAATGAACAGTGCAGTGTATGCTAAAGGGGAGGCAAGGATAATGGATGTGCAGATTGGTAGAACAGGCtccatactgaaaaaaaaaaccccaaacaaccTTCATTAATTGACTTGTGAGTTAACCTGTGATCAATTCAGTAGACAGTTTAGCATGAGTCCCTCGACATCAGCAGCTTCCTCTTTCGTCATCGGCAGGCTTTCGGTAATACTTGGTAGCTTATACTAGCTCCATTTCATTTGACAGTGGGTGGGTGCCTACCATCTTTCCCAGTCCTTTAAGGCCAGACACCGGAgtgattaacctcttgccgaccgcgtcacgccgatgggcgtggccgcggcggcagccccaggaccacctgacgccgattggcgtaaagtcctggggctctgttttgcaggagatcacgctcaggctgcatgcgcatctcctgcttggggggcggagctccgccccgccttcagtctccgagcggttattgccgctcgggagactgttagatggagtGATTGCcttctatttacatggtgcagcgctgcgatcagcagcagcgctgttctGGGGaccgccgtgtgacacggctgtccccctgggggacaagagagcgatcggctctcataggcagaagcctatgacagcagatcgccataattggctggctgtggggagggagggttgaTATTTAAAGAAACtggattttttaataaaaatagaaacaacaatatttatttaaaaaaaaataaacatgggggagcgatcagaccccaccaacagagagttctgttggtggggagaaaggggggggggggatcacttgtgtgctatgttgtgcggccctgcagcttagccttaaagctgcagctggcctattttactaaaaattgcctggtcactaggggggtttagcactgcagtcctgaagaggttaaagtaCTCCTGACCTGGGTTTTTCTCAACATACtttcaaagcggacctgaactcagaacgtcctctctgctctaaaaggtaatgcaacagcattataacctttacagaaaaacatttctgtgttacagctgatacaaatcctaaaatcaagctgcactgtttctacttcctgattcatggaagcagacatagtgttaacatcgccgtggcagtcatgtgacacgggcagagaacaaattacaacttgttattagacatgaatgagggggaattagacaggctaaactcttgaaATCCAATCAGggaacatttctctgttttccttctatcctgtggaagatttccgttccactttaaTTCTCTTTTATTTGTGGTGCTGTCACATGTCACAGTGGCTCCTGCTCTGCTCAGCCGTAATTCTTGGCTGAGCAGAAGGTCGATTacgggcggggaggaagtggcagttccccCTCCTCTCTGTCCGTCCGTCCTTAGTAACACCCCCTCCAGCTATTGGTACACTATCGTTCCAAGCTTAATATACACAAGCCCACACACATCTCagctctcctgcatgctgtgtgcaGTACAGAATATCAGAACCATAATCGGCAAGTGGCGTTCCTAAGGCCGGACAGAGAGGAGggaaactgtcacttcctccccgcccatacTCGACGTGCTGCTCAGTCAAATATTACGGCTAAGCGGAGCGAGGGCAACAGGGGGCGCTATGACATATGCAACAGCACCACAGAGAAaagaaaattaaaggatacccgaggtgagcgatatatggaggctgccatatttatttcattttaaacaataccagacgttgcctggcagtcctgatcctttgtctctaatacttttagccatagaccctgaacaggcatgcagcagatcagggactCTGActtaggttttactggattagtcttatccttgttccagggttttgactcgccctagttatgccagaagatcaacagggcttccaggcaactggcattgtttacaaggaaataaatatggcagcctccatagccctttcaccagggctgtggagtcgtggagtcggagtcgtggagtcgggcaattttgggtgcctggagtcagagtcgggaaaaaatgcaccgactcctaatgaatttgtaactgtaattaaaatagaaaatatgataaaattctatttctcagataatagtcattaaaaataattaatatatacagtaatagctgtgcttagtccacaaaaatgaaataaaccaatcaaaattagttacttgtgctgcttcaataaagcagtccccgtatttttaaggtcagatatacatatctgattgtgactgtatatatgatgtgtacaggaatctcttatatatactaaataacatctatgctgtaagaataaagcctgatgtgtagctgtgtcactaatagagatggtcaacgagatggaaattctgcattgatgctgatttatgcaaatgtatgcactccctttgctgatgaaatcaaataatttgatatgttgttaaaatttggtttggtgactacaaattaaagggtaactgagacggatgaaaagtaaagttttatacatacctggggcttcctcctgcccccttcaggctaatcagtccctcgctgtcctccaccacccagatcttctgctatgagtcctggtaattcagccagtcagcgctgtccggccgcatgccgctcccacagccaggaacattctgcacctgcgcaatagtgctgcacaggtgtagtatgctcctggcggcggagtgtgtgcatgcgcactacgcccgactggctcaagtacctggactcatagcagaagatccagatggtggaggaggacaacgagggactgattatcctgaaggcggctggaggaagccccaagtatgtataaaactttaatttcatctgtctcaggtttactttgttacacagtagtactatactctacatttgcactctccacagagctgcagggaatccactgagaatgctgtgcacattgaacacagaggtgttgtctgtttacaatctcctcattcccctgcagagtacctgcacatcattcttacatgtacccacccttacattgcctagggcctgatagatgttctttgttccggtttgtaccttttacaagtactcttaccaaggactagttttagtctaaagggaataaatatagtggtctacatatcctcacttcagttgtcttgtaaaattcctaagcgttggcagttaagagacaaatttcatgttacatacttttaatcaacaaaattgtaatatgcaaattagaggagacggagtcgaggagtcggagtcggtggaatcctaaactgaggagtcggagtcggtggatttttggaccgactccacagccctgcctttcacatcaggtgtcctttaaggttaggcatcggtagagttctgtgtgagagtaggcttaggtcatAATAGAATACCAATATTTGAATATCGTAAGTAGTAGAAAACTAGTAATTTTACAGATCTTCTAgtagcggcaatcccctgcgccGGTTTTACTAGGtgccttttttttacatgtactgCTTAGTGGAATGTCCTGTTACACAATTATGAACTGCATATTGATGATAAATGGTGTTGAAGGCCCCCTTTCCATTTAGAGGTGCTGGTTCCAGTTTGATATACTTTCTTTTGATCCTCTACTGTGTTTGGGGCTttgaacactgtgtacaaatgccCCCCATCCTGAATTCATGACATTtaagcccagtgttctccccaggctcttttagccggatgctccacccggctacttttggtgagcacccggctgtcattagcTCGCCTCCTTCCatgctgtgagcagagttgcgcacagaagcgccggccctgcattctcttatctcgccccacctggctacttgttcatgccacccggctggaaataatttctggggagaacactgaagcccTATGTCTCCTGAGCAGTGGGCTCTACAGACCCCAAATGTTCAGGGTAGACAGGACACCCTCCATGGCTATATACCTGTCATACTTTCAGGTCCTCTGCGCTGTGGGAACCCCAGACAATTTTGTACGCTTGGTTTTGGAATCCTGCTTTGCCCCTACATACACCGAACTGGGGTCTGTTCACCTTCCCCTCCTCATGAGTATTCTAGTTTCTTGAGATTTagaaagactgcagagtcctgaccctcaaagttgcatcttttggggtcctCTCACTTCTCAATGTTTGCTTGGTCTCCCCATTCTTCTCTTCTCGGTTTGCTGGGCTGCATGAACActaagttggggggggggagtctccAATCTACTTGTCTTAGTAAATAATGTTTTCTCCCGCAGGTGGGTGGAGTCATCCATGGTGCAGGAAGAGAAGTCGCCAGATGACTCTGGTAAGTATTGCTCTGTCTATTGGGAACTGTTATGAGTGACCCATGTGATGTCTCATATGACTCTCTTGTGTGTTGCAGAAACAGGGGTGacgccatgttggaagaatgaggAATACACGGTCTCCGCAGATTGCAACAAATGTAACATGTTTGAGTCGGTAAGTGAgtctcttcccctccccctctgtaaGCCAGTGCTCACACTCTGTGCCCGCCCACACTCTGTGCCCGCCCACACTCTGTTCCCGCCCACACTGGCCATCGGAACTGGGATATGCAATACTTTGGTGCAACATTATAGAGCTAGTTACACTTGCTTTGTTGAAATTtctgtaaaatttgcatacacacgTGATTACTCGCATCTTATTAAGCCTCCAAGAAGTAAAAAAGTACTAATGTTAAAGGGGTAACATCTCAAAATAAAAATTGTTAGTGCCTCAAATATATAtttaactcccctcccccccacccccttttgttttttgttttgttttaatacttagtCTGGGTTCCTTTGCTGAACTGTGCAGGGTCAATAGGATTGTGGCAAGTCTTTATTTTTCTGCAACAATAACAAGCTTATCTCTACATGCAAATCACAGAATCTTCCCATTTCAGATAAagtaaggacactatgaccagaaggtaatcaaattcccccccccccccccccgacaaatAGATCTGCAGCTGCGCAACCGTGGCCGCGCACATCATCGGGAGCTTATTGCGCATTAAGCACCCGATGACGCAGGAGCgagcagccgcagttctatttgtgtagttagatgaataattagcaggttaccggcggcggggaacggaggatcggaggaggacggcgcgggacattccagctgcagggggccgatagaagctacaggtaagtgtcagttttagttgtttttttttacagctacCAGAGAACCCCctttaaatctgacagtgaaaaaCTGAGGGTTTTCTAATTTTTAAGCTAAATAAACAAATTGGAtgatatattttaatattttcagttaatatgcagtttcatcccactttataaATTGAAGAAGCAGGTTTGAGGTGGTGCTTGCAGGCTGTCAGGCCTAatactacatacacacttgaaagataaatgaaagatatcagaccaatttgatccccttccatgtagtatgagagccatactctacacagtcttttccagggctgtggaatcggagtcggagcaattttgggtgctatgaatgcgttttgcaggaatggatcctttgcaggaactgatctttttaatgtgtgcagcatcttgcaaagatttctgtctgatggggagttcagctccatagaatagactgtgtaggtatggctctcatactacatggaagggggtaaacttGGTCTGATatctcatttatctttcaagtgtgtacacaccataaacgatgggcattttttttttgtcaagttaACCTGACTGGTTGGCTGTGATGTAACAATGGTTTGTCTCCCCTCTTCTAGAAAACCCTCAGTCAGTGCGGCGACACCGGATTCATCGAGAAGGTCAGCTGCACCCCGTCCGAAAAACAGGAATACAAGAGGTAAGTGCACCCAACCTACCTTAATTGCCGCCGCCAATTAGGCTGCCTATGTAGCCCAACCAGAGATAATAATCTGATAttattttcagtaaaaaaaaaatatataatgcaGTAGAAtccccaagggaccaggaaaagtaacaTATCAGAAGTttcctatatcagaattggtcgaacagcaaagtccctgttatccggaaTTCGGGCAACCAGatgtctcaactaactggcatgcctgcaGGATAACAGAGACTGTGCTTTCAGTGGGTTTTGAGGCTTTTTCAATTCTTACTGAGCTTCCAGCGGTGTCGCCCACCTCCCTGTACCTCTTAGCGGGCTCTTCCCGGCTTCCCCTGTGCTTGGAAGCTGGCGTGTTATCTGACTTGaattgggtcaggtgacatgtcGGCTTGCGTGCACTGGGGGAAGCCGGTAGGAGTTGCAAGAAGGCTGGTAGACACCGCTGGAGGCTTGCGTGCACTGGGGGAAGCCAGTAGGAGTTGCAGGAAGGCTGGTAGACACTGCTGGAGGCTTGCGTGCACGGGGGGAAGCCGGTAGGAGTTGCAGGAATGCTGGTAGACACCGCTGGAGGCTTGCGTGCACGGGGGGAAGCCGGTAGGAGTTGCAGGAAGGCTGGTAGACACTGCTGGAGGCTTGCGTGCACTGGGGGGGAAGCCAGTAGGAGTTGCAGGAAGGCTGGTAGACACCGCTGGAGGCTTGCGTGCACGGGGGGAAGCCGGTAAGAGTTGCAGGAAGGCTGGTAGACACCGCTGGAGGCTTGCGTGCACGGGGGGAAGCCGGTAGGAGTTGCAGGAAGGCTGGTAGACACTGCTGGAGGCTTGCGTGCACTGGGGGGGAAGCCGGTAGGAGTTGCAGGAATGCTGGTAGACACCGCTGGAGGCTTGCGTGCACGGGGGGAAGCCGGTAGGAGTTGCAGGAAGGCTGGTAGACACTGCTGGAGGCTTGCGTGCACTGGGGGAAGCCGGTAGGAGTTGCAGGAATGCTGGTAGACACCGCTGGAGGCTTGCGTGCACGGGGGGAAGCCGGTAGGAGTTGCAGGAAGGCTGGTAGACACCGCTGGAGGCTTGCGTGCACTGGGGGGGAAGCCGGTAGGAGTTGCAGGAAGGCTGGTAGACACCGCTGGAGGCTTGCGTGCACGGGGGGAAGCCGGTAGGAGTTGCAGGAAGGCTGGTAGACACCGCTGGAGGCTTGCGTGCACGGGGGGAAGCCGGTAGGAGTTGCAGGAAGGCTGGTAGACACCGCTGGAGGCTTGCGTGCACGGGGGGAAGCCGGTAGGAGTTGCAGGAAGGCTGGTAGAcactgctggaggcttggtgagtatttggtagggaggtttgtgctttttcggctgattgctcaagcaaccggcaagtacATGTATCCGGCACCAGGCGATCCCCGCCGGTAGCAGATACTGGGCAGTTTGCTGTACATTGTAAACTTACattatacagacacatttgctggcACCGGGCTTACTGTATCAGTTTActgtaatgagattctactgtactctAGTATGCCTGAAGGGGAAAATGGAGGCTGCCGGTTTTGATATAAAAGATGCTAGTTCCCTGACTGCTGTGCCGATTGAAAGCTGGTCAGACTCTTTTCAGTTGAGACCATTGGTTTACACAATTTGATAAAATGATTGCATCTACTGTATATATGCTCAACTATAAACCGAAATGTCCAAGtagcagctgcagtagtgtctgaatcacaaacctgaatcatGCAGCAAAGCCATTCATTGAAATGCTTGCTCTGCATGCATATTCTCGGTCTGTGGATAAAATTACTAGAATAGTAAGGAATGCGGTCTGTGGGAGTACAGTGGAGAATAGCAGGTATTAGAAGAAAGGTCACATGCCACCATACACAAAAAaacgttaaagcagacctgaactcagaatttcctctctgctctaaaagatacgcaacagcataatgacctttaaacaaaaacatttgttacagctgatacaaatcctgcataaatctgcagtgtgtctacttcctgcttttgtggaagcagacatattaacagcctgtgctttcaaatgagcttatctgccatgacagtcatgtgacacaggggaaagatcaaattacaacttgtggctagacacaaatgagggggaattaaacaggctaaactctgtaaacacatacagggtgcatttctctgtgttttccttctgtcctgtgcaagagttcaggtccactttttaaaTCTTATTAAAAAGTTATAAAAACATTATATAATATACAATGAACCCCAATGCTGTACACAAGTACGCACCTATTTGGTCTCAATCTGAAAAGTAAAcgtattagagggagaggatcagcaggacagccaggtaatcagCATGGAAATACAtagatcagcctccatatccctcttgcttcagatgtgctttaaatttgcatgcatgaaatgatttgcatatctgtgaaggCTGATTAGTCTCCGCCCTCTTGCAGCTGTCGCTCGGTTGCCATGGAGAAGCAGGTGTTCTGGGAGTTTGTGGGCGTGATGATGATCGCTGCCGTGGTCATGTCCCTCGTGGTGGTCTTCCGGCAGAGGATGCTGGACCGCCGGGCGCTGGAGAAAGTGCGCAAACAGATCGAGTCCATTTAATCCCCGCACCTCGCAGGAGACGATTTAGACTGTGAAATTTCAGGAGATTATTCCACTTTTCCCagcgggatggaggaggatggatcGCGAACCGTTCAACACACCCAATTCTGGCGATAAGGGACCCATCCAACAAGCAGT
Encoded here:
- the JTB gene encoding protein JTB, producing MAGWLVKVSLLLVAQRWVESSMVQEEKSPDDSETGVTPCWKNEEYTVSADCNKCNMFESKTLSQCGDTGFIEKVSCTPSEKQEYKSCRSVAMEKQVFWEFVGVMMIAAVVMSLVVVFRQRMLDRRALEKVRKQIESI